From a region of the Thermosulfurimonas sp. F29 genome:
- the nrdR gene encoding transcriptional regulator NrdR, producing MRCPSCQKEDTKVVDSRTTGEGFVVRRRRKCPNCGFRFTTYERLELSLPRVIKKDGRREPFSREKVLAGIRKACHKRPVSEETIENFVSALERELFESGEREVPSSYIGERVMDKLREWDEVAYVRFASVYREFQDVNEFVEQVAQLIKRKRRGGGEDGVEDEVDQIIKRRRRRGRKGGK from the coding sequence TTGCGCTGTCCCTCCTGCCAGAAAGAGGACACCAAGGTGGTGGATTCCCGCACCACGGGCGAGGGTTTCGTGGTGCGCCGTCGGCGGAAGTGTCCGAATTGCGGTTTTCGTTTTACCACCTACGAGCGCCTGGAGCTTTCCCTGCCCCGGGTGATCAAGAAGGACGGCCGTCGGGAACCCTTTTCCCGCGAGAAGGTGCTCGCCGGGATCCGTAAGGCCTGCCACAAGCGCCCGGTAAGCGAGGAGACCATCGAGAACTTCGTGAGCGCTCTGGAACGGGAACTCTTTGAAAGCGGCGAGAGGGAGGTCCCCTCAAGCTACATCGGGGAGCGGGTCATGGATAAGCTCCGGGAATGGGACGAGGTGGCCTATGTGCGGTTCGCCTCGGTTTACCGGGAATTCCAGGATGTAAACGAATTCGTGGAACAGGTGGCCCAGCTGATAAAGAGAAAGCGTCGGGGTGGAGGGGAGGACGGGGTCGAGGACGAGGTGGATCAGATCATAAAGCGGAGGCGTCGGCGTGGACGCAAGGGTGGTAAGTAG
- the dnaJ gene encoding molecular chaperone DnaJ, translating to MVKKDLYEILGVSPDASEEEIKRAYRRLARKYHPDLNPGDKEAAERFKEINEAYEILSDPQKRAEYDRLREAARAYRFTTPGGESAYDFGLFMERFDPFGSFADLFADLFGYEREEAPEAGADVLYRVEVDLADLVSGKPLTFEIPFEEPCPSCHGQGHDLSAAERCSVCGGRGRREMRRGPVRIIEVCPSCGGFGRRYTRPCRECRGRGTVVRRERVSVTLPPGADDGTRIRIPGKGRPGKRGGPPGDLYLEIRVRPDARFERRGYDLYLKHPVDLFTAVLGGEVIVPTLTGRVKLRIPPGTQSGQKFRLRGQGLYRPDGSRGDLYVEVQITVPTRLSPEARKKFEELRALMS from the coding sequence ATGGTTAAAAAGGATCTTTACGAGATCCTGGGGGTGAGCCCGGACGCCAGCGAGGAGGAGATTAAGAGGGCCTATCGTCGTCTGGCCCGCAAGTATCATCCCGACCTCAATCCCGGGGATAAGGAAGCCGCCGAGCGTTTCAAGGAGATCAACGAGGCCTACGAGATCCTTTCCGATCCCCAGAAACGGGCCGAGTACGACCGTCTCCGCGAGGCGGCCCGGGCCTATCGTTTCACCACTCCCGGGGGAGAATCCGCGTACGATTTCGGGCTCTTCATGGAGCGTTTCGATCCCTTCGGGAGTTTTGCCGACCTCTTTGCCGATCTTTTCGGCTACGAGCGGGAGGAGGCCCCGGAAGCCGGGGCGGATGTGCTTTATCGGGTGGAGGTGGATCTGGCCGATCTGGTTTCCGGCAAACCCCTCACCTTTGAGATCCCTTTTGAGGAGCCCTGTCCCTCCTGTCACGGTCAGGGCCACGACCTTTCCGCGGCGGAGAGGTGTTCGGTCTGTGGCGGTCGCGGCCGTCGGGAGATGCGCCGGGGGCCGGTGCGCATCATCGAGGTGTGTCCCTCCTGCGGCGGTTTCGGTCGTCGTTATACCCGCCCCTGCAGGGAGTGTCGGGGACGGGGCACGGTGGTGCGCCGGGAGAGGGTCTCGGTTACCCTCCCCCCGGGGGCCGACGACGGCACCCGCATCCGTATTCCGGGAAAGGGCCGCCCCGGCAAGCGCGGAGGTCCTCCAGGGGATCTCTATCTGGAGATCCGGGTGCGGCCGGATGCGCGTTTTGAAAGAAGAGGGTATGATCTTTACCTGAAACATCCGGTGGACCTGTTTACGGCGGTGCTGGGTGGCGAGGTGATCGTGCCCACCCTTACGGGCAGGGTGAAGCTTCGGATTCCCCCCGGGACGCAGAGCGGTCAGAAGTTTCGCCTGCGCGGCCAGGGACTCTACCGGCCGGACGGCTCCCGGGGTGATCTCTATGTGGAGGTGCAGATCACCGTCCCCACCCGGCTGAGCCCCGAGGCCCGGAAGAAGTTCGAGGAACTGCGGGCCCTGATGAGCTAG
- the xseA gene encoding exodeoxyribonuclease VII large subunit, with protein sequence MIEFSSPGIRESAETGRRLVFTVSELTARINELLERHFLLVWVEGEISQLKKHDSGHVFFSLRDGRALLRVVLFRDQAREIPFPLREGLRVLCFGRISVYPPRGEYRLIARRVEPLGAGVLQAAFEALKEELRRLGYFDPERKRPLPSFPERVGVVTSLSGAALHDFLRVALSRWPAQILVHPVRVQGEGAAEEIAAAIHRLNEIPDLDLIVVTRGGGSLEDLWAFNERIVAEAVYRSRLPVVSAVGHEVDYTICDFVADHRAPTPTAAAALVFPERERLIEEIRRRYRKLTETILRRLAHTERELHHLRGRLRDPGRVLAERSRHLRELSRRLTRSLLHLVATRETELSSLARHLEAVSPLAVLGRGYGLVRRVADRRIVRRAEEVSPGERLEIILSRGRILARTEEVEP encoded by the coding sequence GTGATCGAATTTTCCAGCCCCGGGATTCGGGAGAGCGCGGAGACAGGCCGAAGGCTCGTCTTCACCGTAAGCGAGCTCACCGCCCGCATAAACGAACTTCTGGAGCGACACTTTCTCCTGGTTTGGGTGGAGGGCGAGATCTCCCAGCTCAAAAAGCACGATTCCGGGCATGTGTTCTTCTCCCTGAGGGACGGAAGGGCCCTTCTCAGGGTGGTGCTCTTTCGGGATCAGGCCCGGGAAATTCCCTTTCCCCTGCGGGAGGGCCTGCGAGTGCTTTGTTTCGGAAGGATCTCCGTCTATCCTCCCCGGGGGGAATATCGTCTCATCGCCAGGAGGGTGGAACCCCTCGGGGCGGGGGTTCTCCAGGCGGCCTTTGAGGCCCTCAAGGAAGAACTCCGTCGTTTGGGATATTTTGACCCGGAGCGCAAGCGTCCGCTCCCCTCCTTTCCGGAGAGGGTAGGGGTGGTAACCTCCCTTTCCGGGGCGGCGCTTCACGACTTCCTCCGGGTGGCCCTTTCCCGCTGGCCGGCCCAGATCCTCGTCCATCCGGTTCGGGTCCAGGGGGAGGGGGCGGCCGAGGAGATCGCCGCGGCCATCCACCGTTTAAACGAAATCCCCGACCTGGATCTCATCGTGGTGACCCGGGGAGGTGGTTCCCTGGAGGATCTCTGGGCCTTTAACGAACGCATCGTGGCCGAGGCCGTCTACCGTTCGAGACTTCCGGTGGTCTCCGCGGTGGGACACGAGGTGGATTACACCATCTGTGACTTCGTGGCCGACCACCGGGCCCCCACCCCCACCGCCGCTGCGGCCCTCGTCTTTCCGGAAAGGGAAAGGCTGATCGAGGAGATCCGGCGAAGATACCGGAAACTCACCGAGACCATCCTCCGGCGCCTCGCTCACACCGAAAGGGAGCTTCACCACCTGCGCGGACGCCTTCGGGACCCGGGACGGGTGCTGGCCGAACGGAGCCGACATCTCCGGGAGCTTTCCCGGCGGCTTACCCGGAGCCTTCTCCACCTAGTAGCCACCAGGGAGACCGAACTTTCCTCCCTGGCGCGGCACCTGGAGGCGGTCTCCCCGCTTGCGGTGCTGGGAAGAGGCTACGGCCTGGTGCGCAGGGTTGCGGACCGGAGGATCGTGCGCCGGGCGGAAGAGGTTAGCCCCGGGGAAAGACTCGAAATCATTCTTTCCAGGGGTCGGATCCTCGCCAGGACGGAGGAGGTGGAACCGTGA
- a CDS encoding M23 family metallopeptidase has protein sequence MRGRAGGLLISILLLLTVRTPADALKGYPGEALLVPARAGETRARFLGHEFFRVILAGRPYFPVAVPLSARPGTFTLEIEGRRSRRLTLRILPKTYPVERLTLPRRMVTFPPEILARVRRELALLRGTLAVNRGGICRWKEPFELPVRGRVSSPFGLRRILNGEPRSPHGGVDFAVPAGTPVRSAQEGRVVLTGEFYLPGRVVILDHGCGVYTYYAHLSRILVRRGEAVRRGEVIGLSGASGRATGPHLHFGLYLSGVKVDPVSFVKLIQYLTGEEKR, from the coding sequence GTGAGAGGCCGGGCCGGAGGGCTCCTGATCTCGATCCTCCTTTTGCTGACGGTAAGGACGCCGGCAGACGCCCTGAAGGGCTATCCCGGAGAGGCCCTTCTCGTCCCGGCCCGGGCCGGAGAAACCCGGGCCCGTTTTCTGGGGCACGAGTTTTTCCGGGTGATTCTGGCCGGAAGACCCTACTTTCCGGTGGCGGTTCCGCTTTCGGCCCGACCCGGAACCTTTACCCTCGAAATCGAAGGGCGCCGGAGTCGCCGCCTGACCCTGCGTATCCTCCCCAAAACCTACCCGGTGGAACGCCTGACCCTCCCCCGACGCATGGTGACCTTTCCGCCGGAGATCCTGGCCCGGGTACGCCGGGAGCTGGCCCTCCTCCGCGGGACGCTTGCGGTCAACCGGGGCGGGATCTGCCGATGGAAGGAACCCTTCGAGCTTCCCGTGCGGGGCCGGGTGAGCAGCCCCTTCGGACTGCGCCGGATCCTGAACGGCGAACCCCGCAGCCCTCACGGAGGAGTGGACTTCGCCGTGCCCGCGGGCACCCCGGTACGGTCCGCTCAGGAGGGCCGGGTGGTCCTCACCGGGGAATTCTACCTCCCGGGACGGGTGGTCATTCTGGATCACGGCTGCGGGGTGTATACTTATTACGCGCACCTTTCCCGTATTCTGGTGAGAAGGGGAGAGGCGGTGAGAAGGGGAGAAGTCATAGGCCTTTCCGGGGCAAGCGGTCGGGCCACCGGCCCTCACCTTCACTTCGGTCTCTACCTTTCCGGGGTAAAGGTGGATCCGGTCTCGTTTGTTAAGCTCATTCAATACCTCACCGGGGAGGAGAAGAGGTGA
- a CDS encoding DUF6516 family protein: protein MFYKLVKQFESIIKEYKIKDYVKFGTAQKLIAEIKFIDDSVLYIKEYIFTDGRRKYAFHWQNKKGQMIIRWDNSPHHSYLKTFPHHKHLGGEIQESKEIYLPEIFNFIYKRISNLKNGAET, encoded by the coding sequence ATGTTTTACAAATTAGTAAAGCAATTTGAAAGCATAATCAAAGAATATAAAATTAAAGATTATGTCAAATTTGGCACTGCTCAAAAATTAATTGCAGAAATAAAATTTATCGATGACTCAGTTTTATATATAAAAGAGTATATTTTTACAGATGGACGAAGAAAATATGCTTTTCATTGGCAAAATAAAAAAGGACAAATGATTATAAGATGGGACAATTCTCCACATCATTCTTACTTAAAAACTTTTCCACATCACAAACACTTGGGAGGCGAAATTCAAGAATCCAAAGAAATATACCTCCCAGAAATTTTCAATTTTATATACAAAAGAATTTCAAATTTAAAAAATGGCGCAGAGACTTGA
- the xseB gene encoding exodeoxyribonuclease VII small subunit, with protein sequence MAQRLEERLRQLEEIVRKLESPDLPLEEALALYEEGVRLVRACERSLREMRERVEVLVESEEGFETISLEEALRRNRS encoded by the coding sequence ATGGCGCAGAGACTTGAGGAACGCCTCCGGCAACTGGAGGAGATCGTAAGAAAACTGGAGTCCCCGGACCTTCCCCTGGAGGAGGCGCTGGCGCTTTACGAGGAGGGGGTGCGGCTGGTAAGGGCTTGCGAGAGGAGCCTCCGGGAGATGAGGGAGCGGGTGGAGGTCCTGGTGGAGAGCGAGGAAGGATTTGAGACGATCAGTCTGGAGGAGGCTCTAAGGAGAAATCGTTCATGA
- a CDS encoding polyprenyl synthetase family protein, which translates to MSPEALKELLSRKRSLIDRKLSEILPEREEPGGRVISAMRYSLFAGGKRLRPILCLLGAEACGGRGEDFLLFACGLECLHTYSLIHDDLPAMDDDDLRRGIPTCHRAFDEATAILAGDGLQALAFELFTHPDLLARTSPERLLRAIHLVARAAGIHGMVVGQMADLLAENRRVSEEELAYIHRHKTAALIAASVVSGGILAGGNEEALRALQRYGEALGLAFQIVDDILDVTGDERELGKPVGSDERRGKATYPALVGLSAARRRAEELVERAVAALSVLDEGADPLRALARYVLSRKN; encoded by the coding sequence ATGAGTCCTGAGGCCCTGAAGGAACTTCTCTCCCGGAAACGCAGTCTGATAGACCGGAAACTCTCCGAAATCCTTCCGGAGAGAGAGGAACCGGGGGGGAGGGTGATTTCCGCCATGCGGTACAGTCTTTTTGCCGGAGGCAAACGCCTCCGGCCCATCCTGTGTCTCCTCGGGGCCGAGGCCTGCGGAGGCCGGGGAGAGGATTTCCTCCTTTTCGCCTGCGGGCTGGAGTGCCTCCACACCTATTCCCTCATCCACGATGACCTTCCGGCCATGGACGACGACGATTTGCGCCGGGGAATTCCCACCTGCCACCGGGCCTTTGACGAGGCCACGGCCATTCTGGCCGGAGACGGTCTTCAGGCCCTGGCCTTCGAACTCTTCACCCATCCGGATCTTCTGGCCCGCACCTCTCCGGAACGGTTGCTGCGGGCCATCCACCTAGTGGCCCGGGCCGCGGGTATTCACGGAATGGTGGTGGGCCAGATGGCCGACCTCCTGGCCGAGAATCGCAGGGTTTCCGAGGAGGAACTGGCCTACATTCACCGGCATAAGACCGCGGCCCTGATCGCGGCCTCGGTGGTCTCCGGGGGGATACTGGCCGGGGGAAACGAGGAAGCCCTCCGGGCCCTTCAAAGGTACGGGGAGGCCCTGGGGCTGGCCTTTCAGATCGTGGACGACATCCTGGATGTCACCGGTGACGAAAGGGAACTGGGCAAACCCGTGGGATCGGACGAGCGCCGGGGCAAGGCCACCTATCCGGCCCTGGTGGGTCTTTCAGCAGCCCGGAGGCGAGCTGAGGAGCTGGTGGAGCGGGCCGTAGCGGCCCTTTCCGTCCTCGACGAAGGGGCCGACCCCCTGAGGGCCCTTGCCCGGTATGTCCTTTCCCGTAAAAATTAA
- the dxs gene encoding 1-deoxy-D-xylulose-5-phosphate synthase, with protein sequence MSRILPRINSPKDLKELSLTELKKLASELREVIVETVARNGGHLAPNLGVVELTLALHYVFESPRDRIVWDVGHQCYAHKLITGRRDRFHTLRQYGGIAGYPRRSESPHDIVETGHSSTSISAGLGLATGIRLAGKEGRVLVVIGDGSMTAGLAFEGLNNAGHLREDLVVILNDNEMSISPNVGALSSYLSRKMTGRLARRIKKDIEGIMERLPGGEHFLHMLRKSEGLLKSALTPGMLFEALGFEYVGPVDGHDLAGLIKLFENIREMRGPLLVHVLTKKGKGYLPAETDPETFHGVGPFDPKTGRLRKSSGPPSYTEVFSRTMLRLGEAEPRLVAITAAMPTGTGLKAFGERFPERFFDVGICEQHAVTFAAGLALEGLIPVCAIYSTFLQRAFDQIIHDVALPNLHVIFAIDRGGIVGEDGPTHQGQFDLSYLRLIPNMTVMAPKDENELQHMLYTALSLPGPVAVRYPRGSGAGVPLDDEFREIPRGKAELLREGTDLLILAVGNMVHPALKAAEKLDREGISAAVVNARFVKPLDEELISDLAARIRRVVTVEENVLAGGFGSAVAECLADRGIKTNLKRIGLPDRFIEHGSPQILREKYGLTGEKIARQILGWLS encoded by the coding sequence ATGAGCCGCATTCTTCCCCGAATCAACAGTCCGAAGGACCTGAAGGAACTCTCCCTCACGGAGCTGAAGAAGCTCGCCTCGGAGTTGCGGGAAGTCATCGTGGAGACGGTGGCCCGAAACGGGGGACATCTCGCCCCCAACCTAGGGGTGGTGGAGCTCACCCTGGCCCTGCACTATGTGTTTGAGTCCCCGCGGGATCGCATCGTCTGGGATGTGGGCCACCAGTGCTACGCCCACAAACTGATCACCGGCCGCAGGGATCGGTTCCACACCCTCCGCCAGTATGGAGGGATCGCCGGTTACCCCAGGCGCTCCGAAAGCCCTCACGACATCGTGGAGACCGGCCACAGCAGCACCTCCATCTCCGCCGGGCTGGGGCTGGCCACCGGGATCCGTCTTGCGGGTAAGGAGGGCCGGGTGCTCGTGGTCATAGGGGACGGCTCCATGACCGCGGGGCTCGCCTTTGAGGGGTTGAACAACGCCGGGCACCTCCGGGAAGATCTCGTCGTGATTCTGAACGACAACGAGATGTCCATCTCCCCCAATGTGGGGGCGCTCTCCTCCTATCTGTCCCGGAAGATGACCGGGCGGCTGGCCCGCCGGATCAAAAAGGACATCGAGGGGATCATGGAGAGGCTTCCCGGGGGGGAACACTTCCTGCACATGCTCCGCAAGAGCGAGGGGCTCCTCAAGAGCGCGCTCACCCCGGGAATGCTCTTTGAGGCCCTGGGTTTCGAGTATGTGGGGCCGGTGGACGGACACGATCTGGCCGGACTCATCAAGCTCTTTGAGAACATCCGGGAGATGCGCGGCCCCCTTCTCGTGCATGTGCTAACCAAAAAGGGAAAGGGGTATCTCCCCGCGGAAACCGACCCGGAGACCTTCCACGGAGTGGGCCCCTTCGATCCGAAGACCGGCCGGCTCAGGAAAAGTTCCGGGCCTCCCTCCTACACCGAGGTCTTCAGCCGCACCATGCTGCGCCTCGGGGAAGCAGAACCGCGCCTGGTGGCCATCACCGCGGCCATGCCCACCGGAACCGGGCTCAAGGCTTTCGGGGAACGCTTTCCGGAAAGGTTTTTCGATGTAGGGATCTGCGAACAGCACGCGGTGACCTTCGCCGCGGGGCTGGCCCTGGAGGGACTCATTCCGGTCTGCGCCATCTACTCCACCTTCCTCCAGAGGGCCTTTGATCAGATCATCCACGATGTGGCCCTCCCCAATCTCCATGTGATCTTCGCCATAGATCGGGGAGGAATCGTGGGGGAGGACGGACCCACTCATCAGGGCCAGTTCGACCTCTCCTACCTGCGCCTAATCCCCAACATGACCGTAATGGCCCCCAAGGACGAAAACGAACTCCAGCACATGCTCTACACCGCCCTTTCCCTTCCGGGGCCGGTGGCCGTAAGATACCCCCGGGGCTCCGGGGCGGGGGTTCCTCTGGACGACGAATTCCGGGAAATTCCCCGGGGAAAGGCCGAGCTTTTAAGGGAGGGAACGGACCTCCTCATCCTGGCCGTAGGCAATATGGTCCATCCGGCCCTGAAGGCCGCGGAAAAATTGGACCGGGAGGGGATCTCCGCGGCGGTGGTGAACGCCCGGTTCGTAAAACCCCTGGACGAAGAACTCATCAGCGACCTTGCCGCACGGATCAGGCGAGTGGTCACCGTGGAGGAGAATGTTCTGGCCGGAGGCTTCGGCTCGGCGGTGGCCGAGTGCCTGGCCGACCGGGGGATAAAGACTAACCTAAAACGCATCGG